TCCTCGAGATCTAGGAGTCAGGCTAGTGCACCACAGTTTGATAGCACTAAGTTTGTCTCCAAACCGACGGAGGACAGATACAATGCAAGGCAACAAAGAAATTGCTACATGAGGTGCATATTGACAGATAGGCCTTAGAGGTGGAATGCCCGAACATCATTAATGAATTGAAGAGGTGTCAGCTAGACATCTTCTTCGAGGTACCTGAGGTGGCCAATGTTCAGATGGTCAGGGAGTTCTATGCAAACTGCCCGGAGCGTGAGAATGGGGTTGTTACTATGCACAATACTCCGGTAAATGCATCTATCGAGGCCATCTATAGGGTTTATCGGCTGCCAGTGTTTAGGGTAGAAGCTGATGATTATCGTACTTTTAGCCGAACAAGTGCCTTGTGGGGAACTCTTCTTGAAACTATCTGTGTGCCAGACAGAGAATACATATGGATAAAGCCCAGGATTACACTTAACTCCCGGTATCTCAATTGGGAGGTTATGTTTTGGCTAACTATTATCAATAGTCGGTTGTTGCCTTCCAGCAACACGACTGATGTCAATCTACCACGGGCGTGAGCAATCTACTGTTGCATGGCTCATAGGGATTTTGATGTGGCCCGACTCCTCCATGACGAGATTCTCATTAGATCACTTGAGTTGTTCAAAGGCTTCTATTTCCCTTCTCTAGTCACTAGGTTGTGCCGCCTTGCTAGAGTCCCTGAAGACCTTAGAATTGATGGGAAATTACCACTAAAAGCCCCATTCTTggcaagaaaaatcaaaattgggATAGAGCTGGTGGTGAATGTTGATGAATCAAATAATGAaactgatgatgatgatgatgctaagGCAGCTGAGGTCCCACCACCTCCGAGAGTTGAATAGGCATGCCCACACAGCCCCGCCGGAGTACCCGTATGACATCTTTGGAGCAGGAGATGGATGGGTTGCGTACCTCAGTCACTTATTTGGGTGCCCGCGTAGACGCGGTGGCTGACCGACAGGTGAAGTCGGAGAAGAAATTCTTAGGCTGGCTGAGCGCTCTAGGTCGTGTTTGCAATGTGAACTCATCAGTTTCCATAATTACATCCACGgtatcaataagagagcaattggcgaattcacttggtcgcctcatagatttttgcacattgaatgttatctattcatcgttcaatctcatcttAAGCTCCCCGGTCTCACAAGCAATGAGAGCTCGCCCAGTGACCAAGAACAgcattcccaaaattatgggaatttcttcatccaccttgcaGTCTAAGAtaacaaaatctgcagggaacacgaatttccctacctgaatcaacacatcatccagGATACCTGAGTGTCGTTTTACagtcctgtcagccagctgcaacaacatagaggtgggtctagctcttccaatccctAGCCTCTTATAAATCGCTATGGGCATAAGATTTACTTCTGGCCCCTAGATCACAAAGTGCTttagcaaaagcaaaattaccaatGCTGTAGGGAATCGTGAAATTCCCCGGATCAGACAGCTTCTCagcaattggtctagtcaccaccgCACTGCAGGTCTGAGTAAGAGTCACTGGGGCCAGGTCTTGGAAATCGAATTTTTGGGatatcaagtccttcatcatttttgcataaccaggAATCTCCTTCAATGCATctatcaatggaatatt
This genomic stretch from Nicotiana sylvestris chromosome 9, ASM39365v2, whole genome shotgun sequence harbors:
- the LOC138878267 gene encoding uncharacterized protein — its product is MLKQIQVNIPLIDALKEIPGYAKMMKDLISQKFDFQDLAPVTLTQTCSAVVTRPIAEKLSDPGNFTIPYSIGNFAFAKALCDLGARSILDDVLIQVGKFVFPADFVILDCKVDEEIPIILGMLFLVTGRALIACETGELKMRLNDE